The following coding sequences are from one Diospyros lotus cultivar Yz01 chromosome 7, ASM1463336v1, whole genome shotgun sequence window:
- the LOC127806003 gene encoding protein LEAD-SENSITIVE 1-like isoform X7 encodes MGLISNRVDEKSLKPGDHIYSWRTAYIYAHHGIYVGDDKVIHFTRRGQEAGTGTVLDRLVMSSLPAPALVRCSTCSPPEEGHHGVVSSCLNCFLAGGVLYRYEYAVSRALFLASVRGGTCTLAASDPDDIVVHRANHLLNNGFRRYDTFKNNCEDFAIYCKTGLLVLDERTMGPSGQADSLVSGLNALVSSVRLKLFTTTDVNTMGTTAFKVYCESRIAADIGMRSDVARVSVEDLTTRLENNSITMTRRNARVCHSCRRRGHYFAVCPTKRPCPSCKQGIVKCFKLKKKSINKGRLFNICSIKCGFWKWVEEGESSGSASAKSTTNFSVKELSCMFQTQAQIYEEDDMEIPVNVTMPKEKRSVNDHGKGKGLA; translated from the exons atggggCTGATTTCAAACAG AGTGGACGAGAAGAGCCTCAAACCCGGAGATCACATCTACTCCTGGAGGACCGCCTATATCTACGCCCATCATG GCATCTATGTTGGAGATGATAAAGTCATCCATTTTACCAGACGGGGCCAGGAAGCAGGAACAGGAACCGTGCTGGATCGCCTTGTGATGAGCTCGTTACCAGCCCCAGCTCTGGTACGCTGCTCTACCTGTAGCCCGCCGGAAGAGGGTCATCATGGGGTTGTCTCCTCATGCCTGAACTGTTTCCTCGCCGGAGGTGTTCTCTACCGTTACGAGTATGCTGTCTCACGCGCTCTCTTTCTCGCGAGTGTGCGTGGCGGAACTTGCACTCTTGCTGCTTCAGATCCAGATGACATTGTGGTCCATCGTGCAAACCACCTCCTTAACAATGGCTTTCGGCGCTATGACACATTCAAGAACAACTGTGAAGACTTTGCCATCTACTGCAAGACAGGGTTACTTGTTCTGGATGAAAGAACAATGGGGCCGAGTGGGCAAGCTGATTCATTGGTGAGTGGGCTGAATGCACTTGTTTCGTCTGTTCGATTAAAGCTTTTCACCACCACCGATGTCAATACGATGGGGACTACAGCATTCAAAGTCTACTGTGAAAGCCGGATTGCTGCCGACATTGGGATGAGAAGCGATGTGGCTAGGGTCTCTGTCGAGGACTTGACAACAAGGCTAGAAAACAACAG TATTACAATGACGAGACGAAATGCAAGAGTATGTCACAGCTGTAGACGGCGGGGGCACTACTTTGCGGTATGTCCAACAAAGCGACCATGCCCATCGTGTAAACAAGGCATTGTAAAATGTTTcaagttgaaaaagaagtccATAAACAAAGGGAGGTTGTTCAATATTTGCAGTATTAAGTGTGGATTTTGGAAGTGGGTCGAAGAAGGTGAATCAAGTGGTAGTGCTTCGGCTAAGTCTACGACCAATTTTTCCGTAAAAGAGTTATCTTGCATGTTTCAGACTCAAGCTCAAATATATGAAGAAGATGACATGGAGATTCCAGTGAACGTAACAATGCCTAAGGAAAAAAGAAGTGTGAACGACCATGGTAAAGGAAAGGGGTTGGCATGA
- the LOC127806003 gene encoding protein LEAD-SENSITIVE 1-like isoform X8, giving the protein MGLISNRVDEKSLKPGDHIYSWRTAYIYAHHGIYVGDDKVIHFTRRGQEAGTGTVLDRLVMSSLPAPALVRCSTCSPPEEGHHGVVSSCLNCFLAGGVLYRYEYAVSRALFLASVRGGTCTLAASDPDDIVVHRANHLLNNGFRRYDTFKNNCEDFAIYCKTGLLVLDERTMGPSGQADSLVSGLNALVSSVRLKLFTTTDVNTMGTTAFKVYCESRIAADIGMRSDVARVSVEDLTTRLENNSITMTRRNARVCHSCRRRGHYFAVCPTKRPCPSCKQGIVKCFKLKKKSINKGRLFNICSIKCGFWKWVEEGESSGSASAKSTTNFSVKELSCMFQTQAQIYEEDDMEIPVNVTMPKEKRSVNDHGKGKGLA; this is encoded by the exons AGTGGACGAGAAGAGCCTCAAACCCGGAGATCACATCTACTCCTGGAGGACCGCCTATATCTACGCCCATCATG GCATCTATGTTGGAGATGATAAAGTCATCCATTTTACCAGACGGGGCCAGGAAGCAGGAACAGGAACCGTGCTGGATCGCCTTGTGATGAGCTCGTTACCAGCCCCAGCTCTGGTACGCTGCTCTACCTGTAGCCCGCCGGAAGAGGGTCATCATGGGGTTGTCTCCTCATGCCTGAACTGTTTCCTCGCCGGAGGTGTTCTCTACCGTTACGAGTATGCTGTCTCACGCGCTCTCTTTCTCGCGAGTGTGCGTGGCGGAACTTGCACTCTTGCTGCTTCAGATCCAGATGACATTGTGGTCCATCGTGCAAACCACCTCCTTAACAATGGCTTTCGGCGCTATGACACATTCAAGAACAACTGTGAAGACTTTGCCATCTACTGCAAGACAGGGTTACTTGTTCTGGATGAAAGAACAATGGGGCCGAGTGGGCAAGCTGATTCATTGGTGAGTGGGCTGAATGCACTTGTTTCGTCTGTTCGATTAAAGCTTTTCACCACCACCGATGTCAATACGATGGGGACTACAGCATTCAAAGTCTACTGTGAAAGCCGGATTGCTGCCGACATTGGGATGAGAAGCGATGTGGCTAGGGTCTCTGTCGAGGACTTGACAACAAGGCTAGAAAACAACAG TATTACAATGACGAGACGAAATGCAAGAGTATGTCACAGCTGTAGACGGCGGGGGCACTACTTTGCGGTATGTCCAACAAAGCGACCATGCCCATCGTGTAAACAAGGCATTGTAAAATGTTTcaagttgaaaaagaagtccATAAACAAAGGGAGGTTGTTCAATATTTGCAGTATTAAGTGTGGATTTTGGAAGTGGGTCGAAGAAGGTGAATCAAGTGGTAGTGCTTCGGCTAAGTCTACGACCAATTTTTCCGTAAAAGAGTTATCTTGCATGTTTCAGACTCAAGCTCAAATATATGAAGAAGATGACATGGAGATTCCAGTGAACGTAACAATGCCTAAGGAAAAAAGAAGTGTGAACGACCATGGTAAAGGAAAGGGGTTGGCATGA
- the LOC127806003 gene encoding protein LEAD-SENSITIVE 1-like isoform X2, which translates to MGLISNRVDKKSLKPGDHIYSWRTAYIYAHHGIYVGDDKVIHFTRRGQEAGTGTVLDRLVMSSLPAPALVRCSTCSPPEEGHHGVVSSCLNCFLAGGVLYRYEYAVSRALFLASVRGGTCTLAASDPDDIVVHRANHLLNNGFRRYDTFKNNCEDFAIYCKTGLLVLDERTMGPSGQADSLVSGLNALVSSVRLKLFTTTDVNTMGTTAFKVYCESRIAADIGMRSDVARVSVEDLTTRLENNSITMTRRNARVCHSCRRRGHYFAVCPTKRPCPSCKQGIVKCFKLKKKSINKGRLFNICSIKCGFWKWVEEGESSGSASAKSTTNFSVKELSCMFQTQAQIYEEDDMEIPVNVTMPKEKRSVNDHGKGKGLA; encoded by the exons GCATCTATGTTGGAGATGATAAAGTCATCCATTTTACCAGACGGGGCCAGGAAGCAGGAACAGGAACCGTGCTGGATCGCCTTGTGATGAGCTCGTTACCAGCCCCAGCTCTGGTACGCTGCTCTACCTGTAGCCCGCCGGAAGAGGGTCATCATGGGGTTGTCTCCTCATGCCTGAACTGTTTCCTCGCCGGAGGTGTTCTCTACCGTTACGAGTATGCTGTCTCACGCGCTCTCTTTCTCGCGAGTGTGCGTGGCGGAACTTGCACTCTTGCTGCTTCAGATCCAGATGACATTGTGGTCCATCGTGCAAACCACCTCCTTAACAATGGCTTTCGGCGCTATGACACATTCAAGAACAACTGTGAAGACTTTGCCATCTACTGCAAGACAGGGTTACTTGTTCTGGATGAAAGAACAATGGGGCCGAGTGGGCAAGCTGATTCATTGGTGAGTGGGCTGAATGCACTTGTTTCGTCTGTTCGATTAAAGCTTTTCACCACCACCGATGTCAATACGATGGGGACTACAGCATTCAAAGTCTACTGTGAAAGCCGGATTGCTGCCGACATTGGGATGAGAAGCGATGTGGCTAGGGTCTCTGTCGAGGACTTGACAACAAGGCTAGAAAACAACAG TATTACAATGACGAGACGAAATGCAAGAGTATGTCACAGCTGTAGACGGCGGGGGCACTACTTTGCGGTATGTCCAACAAAGCGACCATGCCCATCGTGTAAACAAGGCATTGTAAAATGTTTcaagttgaaaaagaagtccATAAACAAAGGGAGGTTGTTCAATATTTGCAGTATTAAGTGTGGATTTTGGAAGTGGGTCGAAGAAGGTGAATCAAGTGGTAGTGCTTCGGCTAAGTCTACGACCAATTTTTCCGTAAAAGAGTTATCTTGCATGTTTCAGACTCAAGCTCAAATATATGAAGAAGATGACATGGAGATTCCAGTGAACGTAACAATGCCTAAGGAAAAAAGAAGTGTGAACGACCATGGTAAAGGAAAGGGGTTGGCATGA